The following are encoded in a window of Mycobacterium decipiens genomic DNA:
- the hbhA gene encoding heparin-binding hemagglutinin HbhA, whose protein sequence is MAENSNIEDIKAPLLAALGAADLALATVNDLITNLRERAEETRTDTRSRVEESRARLTKLQEDLPEQLTELRDKFTTEELRKAAEGYLDAATNRYNELVERGEAALERLRNQQSFEDVSARAEGYVDQAVELTQEALGTVASQTRAVGERAAKLVGIELPKKTVPAKKAAAPAKKAAPAKKAAPAKKAPAKKVAAKKVTQK, encoded by the coding sequence ATGGCTGAAAACTCGAACATCGAGGACATCAAGGCTCCGTTGCTTGCCGCGCTCGGAGCGGCCGACCTGGCCCTGGCCACTGTCAACGACCTGATCACGAACCTGCGTGAGCGTGCCGAAGAGACTCGTACGGACACCCGCAGCCGGGTCGAGGAGAGCCGTGCTCGCCTGACCAAGCTGCAGGAGGACCTGCCCGAGCAGCTCACCGAGCTGCGCGACAAGTTCACCACCGAGGAGCTGCGCAAGGCCGCCGAAGGCTACCTTGACGCCGCCACCAACCGGTACAACGAGCTGGTTGAGCGCGGCGAGGCCGCTCTGGAGCGGCTGCGCAACCAGCAGAGCTTCGAGGACGTGTCGGCGCGTGCCGAAGGCTATGTGGACCAGGCTGTGGAGTTGACCCAGGAGGCGCTGGGTACCGTCGCATCACAGACCCGCGCGGTCGGTGAGCGCGCGGCCAAGTTGGTCGGCATCGAGCTGCCCAAGAAGACCGTACCGGCGAAGAAGGCTGCCGCTCCGGCCAAGAAGGCGGCACCGGCGAAGAAGGCTGCTCCGGCCAAGAAGGCGCCCGCGAAGAAGGTGGCGGCCAAGAAG